The proteins below come from a single Polynucleobacter sp. MWH-UH23A genomic window:
- the murF gene encoding UDP-N-acetylmuramoyl-tripeptide--D-alanyl-D-alanine ligase, protein MTAMTTLAHVHAMLPGSHLLNISAKEAEKLMLTRVGTDSRQIDSGELFIALTGERFDAHDFLSDVANSGAGAALVSDAKKCPDNLPAVCVPDTRLGLGELAKAWRASHAIPLALVTGSNGKTTVKEMIAAIFIAAAGEARTLVTKGNLNNEIGLPLTLLKLRSTDTLAVVELGMNHPGETAQLASIAQANIALINNAQREHQEFMETVAAVAEEHADVIRALPKNGIAVFPADSEFSGVWKTAAEGRKVIDFQLTSISSSSDAAVSGHQLNNGCVQINLGAHSIEVQLNTLGAHNVRNALAASAVALAAGISSEKIKQGLEAFTPVNGRMQIKLSDSKYTLIDDSYNANPDSVRAAIDALKQSVGISWLVLGDMGEVGNQGPEFHREVGAYAAEQGIAKLFALGEQCVFAVNGFDSTKTAIGSSAGHFTSIEDLISKLNEELRSHLADGNQHLNILVKGSRFMRMERVVQALLEEAKTCS, encoded by the coding sequence ATGACTGCGATGACTACTCTCGCTCATGTTCACGCAATGTTACCTGGCAGTCATTTATTAAATATTTCTGCAAAAGAGGCAGAGAAATTAATGTTGACCAGAGTGGGAACCGATAGTCGTCAGATTGACTCTGGTGAATTGTTTATTGCTTTAACTGGCGAACGCTTTGATGCGCATGATTTCTTGAGTGATGTTGCTAATTCTGGGGCAGGCGCTGCGCTCGTGAGCGATGCCAAGAAATGTCCAGATAATCTGCCAGCCGTATGCGTGCCCGATACCCGCTTAGGTCTTGGTGAGCTAGCAAAAGCGTGGCGTGCAAGCCATGCTATTCCTTTGGCTCTAGTAACTGGAAGCAATGGGAAGACTACCGTTAAAGAAATGATCGCTGCAATATTTATAGCGGCGGCAGGTGAGGCCCGAACATTGGTGACTAAAGGTAATCTTAATAATGAGATTGGCTTGCCATTAACACTATTAAAACTGCGCTCAACAGATACCCTTGCAGTAGTTGAGCTTGGTATGAATCACCCCGGCGAAACTGCTCAGTTGGCCTCGATAGCACAGGCAAATATCGCCCTAATCAATAACGCACAACGCGAGCACCAAGAGTTTATGGAGACCGTTGCTGCAGTTGCGGAAGAGCATGCCGATGTTATTCGAGCATTGCCAAAAAATGGAATTGCAGTATTTCCGGCTGATTCAGAATTTTCAGGAGTTTGGAAAACAGCTGCGGAGGGTCGCAAGGTAATAGATTTTCAATTGACATCTATCTCGTCAAGCTCGGATGCGGCAGTAAGCGGTCACCAACTTAATAATGGTTGTGTGCAGATTAATCTTGGTGCACATTCAATCGAAGTTCAATTAAATACGCTAGGTGCTCACAACGTGCGTAATGCATTGGCAGCTAGCGCTGTGGCATTAGCCGCAGGAATTTCTTCTGAAAAAATCAAGCAAGGACTTGAAGCGTTTACCCCAGTTAATGGTCGCATGCAGATCAAACTTTCTGACTCTAAGTACACGTTAATTGATGACAGTTACAACGCTAACCCCGATTCAGTCAGGGCCGCAATCGATGCCCTAAAGCAATCGGTTGGTATTTCATGGCTTGTTTTGGGTGATATGGGTGAAGTAGGTAATCAAGGCCCTGAATTTCATCGGGAAGTCGGAGCCTACGCTGCGGAACAAGGAATTGCAAAGTTGTTTGCATTAGGCGAGCAGTGCGTATTTGCTGTAAATGGTTTTGACTCAACAAAAACAGCCATAGGCTCGAGTGCTGGCCATTTCACAAGTATTGAGGATTTGATTTCGAAACTGAATGAAGAATTACGTTCGCATTTGGCTGACGGTAATCAGCATTTAAATATTTTAGTTAAAGGTTCACGATTTATGCGCATGGAGCGTGTAGTGCAAGCCTTGTTAGAGGAGGCTAAAACATGCTCTTAA
- the mraY gene encoding phospho-N-acetylmuramoyl-pentapeptide-transferase, which yields MLLILAQWLQEDFGFFRVFNYITFRAVMATVTALLIGLAAGPWVIRKLAELKMGQAVRTDGPQTHLVKSGTPTMGGVLILIGIFVSCMLWADLSNRFIWIVMIVTFGFGAIGWVDDYRKVARKDPKGMASREKFFWQTLIGLFAAIYLAFSVSEVNNLKVLQLFYEWLKSGFALDLPAKTDLLIPFMKEVSYPLGMMGFIILSYLVIVGSSNAVNLTDGLDGLVIMPVILVGAALGAFAYVMGNAIYAKYLLFPYIPGAGELMIFCGAMGGAGLAFLWYNTHPAQVFMGDVGALALGGALGTIAVIVRQEIVLFVMGGIFVAETLSVMLQVFWFKLTKKHFGEGRRIFRMAPLHHHFELGGWKETQVVVRFWIITILLVLIGLSSLKLR from the coding sequence ATGCTCTTAATATTGGCGCAGTGGTTACAAGAAGACTTTGGATTTTTCCGCGTCTTCAACTACATCACCTTTAGGGCGGTCATGGCTACCGTAACAGCTTTGTTGATTGGCTTGGCTGCTGGGCCTTGGGTGATTCGTAAATTAGCTGAACTCAAAATGGGTCAGGCGGTTCGTACCGATGGACCTCAAACTCACTTAGTTAAATCTGGCACACCCACTATGGGCGGCGTCTTAATTCTGATTGGAATCTTTGTTTCATGCATGCTTTGGGCAGATTTAAGCAATCGCTTTATCTGGATCGTCATGATTGTGACTTTTGGTTTTGGCGCAATTGGTTGGGTAGATGACTATCGGAAGGTAGCTCGTAAAGACCCTAAAGGTATGGCCTCTCGTGAAAAATTTTTTTGGCAAACCTTGATTGGGTTATTTGCCGCAATTTATCTAGCATTCTCGGTGTCCGAGGTAAACAACCTAAAAGTATTGCAATTATTTTATGAATGGCTCAAGAGTGGTTTTGCTCTAGATTTACCAGCAAAGACCGATCTATTGATCCCATTTATGAAAGAAGTAAGTTATCCACTAGGGATGATGGGCTTCATCATTCTGAGTTACTTAGTGATCGTAGGTAGTAGCAACGCGGTCAACTTAACGGATGGTCTTGATGGATTGGTGATCATGCCGGTGATTTTGGTGGGCGCGGCGCTAGGCGCTTTTGCCTATGTAATGGGTAATGCCATTTATGCGAAATATCTTCTATTTCCATACATCCCAGGCGCTGGTGAGCTCATGATTTTCTGTGGGGCTATGGGCGGCGCTGGTCTTGCTTTCCTTTGGTACAACACACATCCAGCCCAGGTATTTATGGGTGATGTCGGTGCATTGGCTTTGGGTGGCGCGCTCGGAACGATTGCAGTGATTGTTCGCCAAGAGATTGTTTTGTTCGTGATGGGCGGAATTTTTGTTGCCGAAACACTTTCAGTAATGCTCCAAGTGTTTTGGTTCAAGCTCACTAAAAAGCATTTTGGTGAAGGACGCCGTATTTTCCGTATGGCTCCTTTGCATCATCACTTCGAACTAGGTGGATGGAAAGAAACGCAAGTAGTTGTGCGCTTTTGGATCATTACGATTTTGTTGGTACTAATTGGTTTATCCAGTTTGAAATTACGGTGA
- the murD gene encoding UDP-N-acetylmuramoyl-L-alanine--D-glutamate ligase, protein MLNLVNVFANPSAVANSGYEAPHRFLILGLGESGVAMAKWCLRNGAVVRLADTRERTNLSERQLAWLAELEFTGLKEACFGPLSDDLLNDIDVIGISPGLSPLQEPTESFLVKARKARVDVWSEIEFFARAIAAMERIALEKQSTYATSVLAITGTNGKTTTTALTGQLCERAGKKVAVAGNISPAALDKLMACLDAADQIEDMPDIWVLELSSFQLVYTDSLNATAATVLNITQDHLDWHGNMSSYAQAKAKIFGKNTVCVLNRDDSLVMSLLSDEQKSERAVVTFGSNSPDEQGAFGIEHDLRAGGIDWLVWAEVDEDVEPQPKRRRKSATVEEEPLRLKRLIPADALRIRGRHNALNALAALALARAANLPLNVLLHGLRDYHGEPHRVQSVAVVNDVEYVDDSKGTNVGATVAALNGLGSNEAGKRIWLIAGGEGKGQDFSPLREPALRFVKGVFLIGKDGEKIAQAIGEDIPCVISGDLPAAVSAAASQAVTGDLVLLSPACASLDQFRDYVERAQVFVSEVEELGMRFEGAQA, encoded by the coding sequence ATGTTGAATTTAGTTAACGTCTTCGCAAATCCCTCTGCAGTAGCAAATTCAGGTTATGAAGCCCCTCACCGCTTTTTAATTTTGGGATTGGGTGAGTCTGGTGTGGCGATGGCCAAATGGTGTTTGCGAAATGGTGCCGTTGTAAGGCTTGCAGATACGCGCGAACGCACGAATTTGTCAGAGCGTCAATTGGCTTGGCTTGCAGAGCTCGAGTTTACAGGTTTGAAAGAGGCTTGCTTTGGGCCATTGAGCGATGACTTACTTAATGATATTGACGTTATCGGCATTAGCCCTGGCCTCTCACCACTTCAAGAGCCAACAGAATCATTTTTAGTAAAAGCCCGTAAAGCCAGGGTGGATGTTTGGAGTGAGATCGAATTTTTTGCTCGAGCTATTGCCGCAATGGAGCGCATTGCGCTAGAAAAACAATCCACTTATGCAACTTCAGTGCTAGCTATTACTGGCACCAATGGAAAGACAACAACAACTGCACTAACCGGCCAGTTATGTGAGCGTGCTGGCAAGAAAGTGGCTGTTGCTGGAAATATTAGCCCAGCAGCACTTGATAAGTTAATGGCGTGCTTGGATGCTGCTGATCAAATTGAAGATATGCCTGATATTTGGGTATTAGAGCTCTCTAGCTTCCAGTTGGTTTATACGGATTCTCTAAATGCAACTGCAGCAACGGTACTGAATATTACCCAAGACCACTTGGATTGGCATGGAAACATGTCTTCATATGCACAAGCTAAAGCTAAAATATTCGGCAAAAATACGGTTTGTGTTTTGAATCGAGATGATTCACTCGTTATGAGTTTGCTCTCTGATGAGCAAAAATCTGAAAGAGCAGTCGTTACGTTTGGATCAAATAGTCCAGACGAGCAAGGCGCCTTTGGCATTGAGCATGACCTACGTGCTGGTGGAATTGATTGGTTAGTTTGGGCTGAGGTGGACGAAGATGTCGAGCCTCAGCCAAAACGTCGCCGTAAGTCTGCTACTGTAGAAGAAGAGCCTTTACGTTTAAAGCGTTTGATTCCTGCAGATGCATTGCGTATACGCGGTCGCCATAATGCATTAAATGCTTTGGCTGCACTCGCGCTAGCACGTGCAGCAAATTTACCCTTAAATGTTTTGTTGCATGGTTTACGTGATTACCATGGTGAACCTCATCGTGTTCAAAGTGTTGCAGTTGTAAATGATGTTGAGTATGTTGATGACAGCAAGGGAACAAATGTTGGTGCAACCGTAGCTGCTCTGAATGGTTTAGGTAGCAATGAAGCTGGTAAGCGAATTTGGTTGATCGCTGGCGGCGAAGGAAAAGGGCAAGACTTTAGTCCTTTGCGCGAACCAGCTCTTCGGTTCGTAAAAGGCGTATTTCTGATTGGCAAAGATGGCGAAAAGATTGCACAAGCGATTGGTGAAGATATTCCTTGTGTCATCAGCGGTGATTTGCCTGCGGCCGTAAGCGCTGCTGCGTCTCAAGCAGTGACAGGTGACTTAGTTCTTCTCTCCCCTGCGTGTGCAAGCCTAGATCAGTTTCGTGACTATGTAGAGCGCGCTCAGGTTTTTGTATCTGAAGTTGAGGAGTTGGGGATGCGTTTTGAAGGGGCTCAGGCATGA
- the ftsW gene encoding putative lipid II flippase FtsW, with amino-acid sequence MSLKEKLFPQNRLGLDRFWNFSRGGIDNFRTGLRDAVSGVEQTRSRMMEYDQLLVWAVLSLMLIGLVMVYSASITLADGPKYANYSSNYFLIRHLISLTIAIGVGIWVFKIPSKVWDRYSPVIFGFTVILLIIVLIPGIGKGVNGARRWIPLGIMNFQPSELMKFAAVIFAASYTVQRQEYLHSFSKGMLPMGIAVALVGGLLMKEPDMGAFVVVALIAFGILFLGGINAKLFGGLIVVGLLSGAAMIALSPFRRGRMLAFMDPWQVDNAANKGYQLTHSLMAFGRGEWFGTGLGGSVEKLHYLPEAHTDFIMAVIGEELGFVGVVVMIFLFYWIVRRAFMIGRTALQLDRSFAGLAAKGVAIWIGWQAFINMGVNLGLLPTKGLTLPLVSYGGSGILMNAVAIAMLLRIDYENRILMRGGKL; translated from the coding sequence ATGAGCCTAAAAGAAAAACTGTTTCCTCAAAACCGTCTTGGTTTGGATCGTTTCTGGAATTTTTCTAGGGGCGGAATTGATAATTTCCGTACCGGTTTGCGCGATGCTGTTTCTGGGGTTGAACAAACGCGTTCACGCATGATGGAGTATGACCAGTTGCTTGTTTGGGCTGTTTTATCGCTGATGCTGATTGGCCTAGTTATGGTGTATTCGGCTTCGATTACCTTGGCTGATGGCCCTAAGTATGCGAACTACAGTAGTAATTACTTTTTAATTCGCCATTTGATTTCTCTAACAATTGCTATTGGCGTTGGAATTTGGGTATTCAAGATCCCTAGCAAAGTGTGGGATCGTTATTCCCCAGTGATTTTTGGCTTCACAGTCATTTTGTTGATCATCGTATTAATTCCTGGCATTGGCAAAGGAGTTAATGGGGCAAGGCGTTGGATTCCATTGGGAATTATGAATTTCCAACCTTCTGAGTTAATGAAATTCGCTGCAGTGATTTTTGCAGCAAGCTATACAGTGCAGCGTCAAGAGTATTTACATTCCTTTTCAAAAGGGATGTTGCCCATGGGTATCGCTGTTGCTCTTGTTGGTGGTCTATTAATGAAAGAGCCCGACATGGGTGCTTTCGTGGTGGTGGCATTAATTGCGTTTGGCATTTTGTTCTTAGGCGGAATCAACGCAAAGTTATTCGGCGGCTTGATTGTGGTTGGCTTGCTTAGTGGGGCCGCCATGATTGCTCTTTCACCTTTCAGGCGTGGCCGTATGTTGGCCTTTATGGATCCTTGGCAGGTGGATAACGCTGCAAACAAGGGTTACCAATTAACACATTCCTTAATGGCATTTGGACGGGGTGAGTGGTTTGGTACTGGACTTGGCGGCAGTGTAGAAAAACTACATTACCTTCCTGAGGCACATACCGACTTCATCATGGCTGTAATTGGTGAAGAGCTTGGCTTTGTTGGCGTGGTTGTCATGATCTTCTTGTTCTATTGGATCGTGCGTCGCGCATTCATGATTGGACGTACTGCTTTGCAATTGGATCGAAGCTTTGCAGGTCTTGCTGCTAAAGGTGTCGCAATTTGGATCGGTTGGCAAGCATTTATCAATATGGGCGTGAATTTAGGATTACTGCCAACAAAAGGTCTGACATTGCCATTAGTAAGTTATGGTGGCTCAGGTATTTTGATGAATGCGGTTGCGATAGCAATGCTATTACGTATTGATTATGAAAATCGCATTTTGATGCGTGGAGGGAAGCTGTGA
- the murG gene encoding undecaprenyldiphospho-muramoylpentapeptide beta-N-acetylglucosaminyltransferase, translating into MTRPSILVMAGGTGGHIFPGLAVAEYLRICGWNVSWLGNQKGMEYRLVQSCDFPFEAVEFGGLRGKGIKAKLMLPINLARACYQSWNIMRRLKPNVVLGMGGYITFPGGLVSKLLKRPLVLHEANSVAGSANRALAKIAMRTLTGFPNAMDKAEWVGNPIRQEFDNVPAPALRYEQRQGPLSILVVGGSLGAAALNENIPAALALIPKELRPQVIHQAGDKHLADLQARYAEYGVEADIRPFIDDMPSAYAQADLVICRSGAMTVSELAACGVASCLIPFPHAIDDHQTANARFLSGANAAVLLPQKQLNPQDLAAMIQSLQREDLKEMAVRAHALAKPHATQRVAEVCADCAGVAI; encoded by the coding sequence GTGACAAGACCCTCAATATTGGTGATGGCTGGTGGTACTGGTGGGCATATTTTCCCTGGGTTGGCTGTCGCCGAGTATTTGCGAATTTGTGGTTGGAACGTTTCGTGGTTAGGCAATCAAAAGGGTATGGAATACCGCTTGGTTCAATCTTGTGATTTTCCTTTTGAGGCGGTGGAGTTTGGTGGTTTACGTGGTAAGGGTATTAAGGCCAAACTGATGCTTCCAATTAATCTAGCGCGCGCTTGTTATCAAAGTTGGAACATCATGCGTCGTCTCAAGCCAAATGTTGTATTGGGTATGGGTGGATACATTACCTTCCCAGGCGGTCTAGTAAGTAAGCTCTTGAAGCGTCCATTGGTATTACATGAAGCCAATTCTGTAGCGGGTAGCGCAAATCGTGCGTTGGCTAAGATTGCGATGCGTACTTTAACTGGCTTTCCAAATGCGATGGACAAAGCGGAGTGGGTTGGCAATCCTATTCGGCAAGAGTTTGACAATGTGCCAGCGCCAGCCTTGCGCTACGAGCAGCGTCAAGGACCACTTTCAATTTTGGTAGTCGGTGGTAGTTTGGGTGCAGCGGCACTCAATGAAAATATCCCTGCGGCTTTGGCTCTGATTCCAAAAGAGTTACGCCCTCAAGTGATTCATCAAGCAGGCGATAAACATCTGGCGGATTTGCAGGCCCGGTATGCTGAGTATGGTGTAGAGGCTGATATTCGTCCCTTTATTGACGATATGCCAAGTGCATATGCACAGGCTGATTTAGTTATTTGTCGATCTGGCGCAATGACAGTCTCCGAACTAGCAGCTTGTGGGGTTGCCTCTTGCCTGATTCCATTCCCACATGCGATTGATGATCATCAAACGGCGAATGCTCGATTTTTATCGGGCGCAAACGCAGCTGTTCTCTTGCCACAAAAACAATTAAACCCTCAGGATTTAGCTGCAATGATTCAAAGCTTGCAACGCGAGGATCTTAAAGAGATGGCGGTGCGTGCTCACGCATTGGCTAAGCCACATGCAACTCAGCGTGTTGCTGAAGTGTGTGCTGATTGTGCGGGAGTAGCTATATGA